The segment TTTACTTTGTTTGAATTTCAATTAGCAAAACGATTATATACGAGTAAGAAAGGGGTAAAAAGGATATCTAAGCCTGCTGTGTTTATTGCTGTCTTGGGTATTGCTATTGGTTTTATTGTGATGATGATTACCATTGCCGTAGTGATTGGCTTTAAGGGCGAAATCCGAAACAAAGCAGTGGGCTTTAGTTCGGATATCCAACTATCCAATTACAATACCATGGCTTCATACGAATCGCATCCTATTGCAGTAAGTGATAGTTTGCTGACAGCTCTCCAAGAATATCCCGATACGCGCTGGGTGCAACGATACTCTACGAAGGTGGGTATGATCAAAACAGAATCTAGCTTTCAGGGGATGATTTTAAAAGGGGTAGCTCAAGAATTTGAAACTTCTTTCTTTACTAAATATCTGGTAGAAGGGACACTTCCTGCCTTTAACGATTCTACCTCTACTAATGAAGTAATGCTCTCCAAGACTGTGGCCGATCTCCTTGATATTCATCTCGATGATCGCATTTTTACCTATTATGCCGAGGATGAGGGCATCAAAGCACGTAGATTAAAGGTGGTAGGTATTTACCAAACTAATTTCTATGAGTATGATAAACTCTATCTTCTAACCGATCTCTATACCGTTAATAAATTGAACCGATGGGGGGTGGATCAGGCAAGTGGGGTAGAAATTGCGATTAAAGATTATGCCAAACTCGAAGAGGTTACTGAAGATTTAGGCGATAAGTTTATGGGCTTAGAAGATGCTTATGGCGAGCCTTACATTGTAAATAATGTAGAGCAGCTCAATCCTCAACTTTTTGGCTGGTTGGCCTTGCTCGATTTAAATGTCTGGGTAATCCTTGGGCTGATGATGGCCATCTCTGGCTTTACCATTATCTCTGGTTTGTTGATTCTTATTTTGGAACGAACTCAGATGATTGGGTTGCTCAAAGGATTGGGAGCTACCAATAAGATGATTCGAAAAGTATTTATTTGGTTGGCGATATTCCTGATTGGTAAAGGCTTATTCTGGGGGAATATTGTTGGGTTATCACTCTGCCTTATCCAGAGTAAATTTGGAGTTGTACCCTTGGATCCTGCTGTATATCATGTAGATAAAGTGCCTATTTCGCTTAGCTTATGGTGGGTAGTAGCACTCAATGCAGCCACCATCTTAATCTCTGTGTTGATGCTTCTCGGACCCTCTTATCTCGTGTCGCGCATTAATCCAGCCACGTCTATGCGTTACGAATAACCTTAGATTTTCAGAATATCTCCTCTTCCTTTTCTCGGCATCTTAAGTCGGATTAAGAAGTTGTTGAGGGGCAATAAAATATCTAAAAGAGGGAGGGAAAAGTAGAATCTTCTTCCTTCTGTCATCACTTTTGCTGTGCGATTAATTGTCAGAAACTGTACTACCCATCTCAACAGAAAACAGAGAAAAGTAAGTAAGCTCACTTGCCAAGTTAGCGTTATCAGGCTATAGATAAAAAGAGGCAAACCTAGGGCATACAACAGTAGGCGAGTAGTAGTCTCTAGCCCCATCCAATATTGCTTGTTACCTTTAAAGCGCTGTACCGATAGTAAGTGTGATTGCTTTTGAAGCTTCCAATCTTTCTTCCGTTTGATGGGTTCCATTTCGATGATAGACTCGGGAGAGAGTTCTACTCTGGTATTGGTGCTATTTACATTTTGATTGAGAAACAATTCATCCTCACCTCGTTGAAGATTTAGTTGGTTTGAAAAGGCTTTCTCTTGGAAAAATACCGATTTTCGGTAAGCCATATTTCTACCTTGTCCCATATAGGGTTTATTCTTGAGAGCCATACCCAAATAGCGCAACTTTAGTATAAGGCTGTCATAAGAAGTAAAGCGATTGATCCATGTCTTTTCTGTGCGGTATTTGCTATAACCCAATACAATATCAGTTCCCTGAATAAAATGGCCAGCTAGCTTTTTTAGCCATTGGTTGGATATGGGTTTGCTATCAATCTCCGTGAAAACTAACCAATCATATTTACTCGCTTTGATACCAATAGTTTGAGCCAATTTTCTTCTGCTAATAAACCGAGCACTCTCTGGAGTAAAACTGAAATAGAGATTATCATGATTTTCTTCTAGGTACTCCAAATACTCTTTTGTACCATCATCTGAGGCAATATCCACTACAATCACCTCAAAATTAGGATAATCTTGTTGTAGAATACTAGAGATGTTTTCTCTTAAATATTCCACCTGATTCTCTACACAAAGAATAATCGATAGAGGAGGATACTCCTGTGAAACCTCTTTCTGCTTTTTCTGGGCAGCAGGAATACGATTATATAGGCTTAAATGATAGATGAGCTGAATCATCAGACAAAGTCCGAGAACTATATAAACACCTATGAATGGGGTAGAGAGAAATATATTTGGCAACATGAATTTTATCTTTTATTTCTGAATAAGAGGATACTCTAACAAGGTAGAGTGGCACAAAAATAAGGAATAAAATGTGAACGAATAAGTTTGCAACCTAATATTTCTACTTTACCCTTCGAACTCCGCTTAAAGAGTTCGCTTCATTTCATATCGCTTGGTTATTAAATCAAACTGATGTTTCTTTAAAAAAACATTCATAGACTCACTAGCATCATCAATATTAAGCATTTTTACTGTTGGCGATGAGCAGTTTTGGGCAGCATTCTTTAGTAGAGCTGTAGCCACTCCTCTTTCTCTAAACTGAGGGTAAGTACCCAGTTGAATGAGATCCCCCGATAGTGGTTCGTAAACAATATATCCTATGATGTGATTTACATTCATAGGTACAAACTAAATTATCAGAGTCTCTCATAATGCTGTTGAGACTATTTTGCCATGAAGGATTAAAATCCCAAATGGTATCAAATTTTATTTCTTGCATAAATACAGAAAGAGGAATCTCTATTAAAGAGATGTCTCGTGCCGTAATTTGTGAAATTAAGTCGGTTTCAGCGTGATAACAGTTGAAGTTTCTTGTAATCTTAAAGTTCCTTTTCTGGTAGATTTTAAGTGCAGCCTCATTTTCTTGTGATACTTCGAGTTGGTAGGTTTTTACACCGTGTTTTCGAAGTATAGGTAGAGCATATTCAAAGGTTTGATGGATTAGTCCTTCCTTTTGATAGGCTTTCCTAGTCCCCATACCTATGTTATAGGCTGTAAGTACTCCATTATATCCATCTATGCTATTGGGTATAAAAGATACTAGTTTTTCGTTATGATATGCGCCAAAAGAAAGCTCTGGTTGATAGCCTTTTCTTTGTAGCATACGACTAAACTTTTTGGTAGAAAAAGAGATACTGTAATCCTGAAATGCATCAATAAAACTGTCTTTAATTTCCTGTTCTGATACTTTATTTAAAGTATTAAAAGAATAGGTATTGATCATATTCTGAAAATGAATTACATTATTGTGACAACAAAGATAAAATATTACAAGATTACTACAAATATTAAGGTTGATTAATTGTGTTTTAAATCATATAAAATAGTCCTTTATTAAGAACTTAATCTAAACTAAATGTCCTATATACTGTTTAAACAATAGGTTGTAGGATTTTATTTTTCTCTTTATCTAAAATAAAATAAAGTTCTATTTTTAATTAAAACGGTTGGTATGGAAATTACATTTTTAAAAAATCTGAGAAGAAAAGCAAAGTATTGGTGGGTGGGGTTACTCATCGGAGTTCTTATTCTCTGTTTAGGGATATGGAGTTTATCTGTGCCAGTTACTACTTTGTTCTCTCTTAATATCTTGTTCATTGCTGGTTTTATAGCAAGTGGATTGGGAGATATATTCTACGCTTTTTCTGTGCGTAAAGACAGGCACGACTGGGGGTGGATTTTGGCATCAGGTATTATTAGTTTGATGTTGGGGCTTGTACTGGTGTCCCGTCCTCTCGAAAGTATTATTGTACTGTTATTGTATGTGGGTTTTTGGGCCACCTTTCAATCGGTTATGATGATTAGTTCATCCATAATGATGCAACGTTTTGGCTTTAAAGGTTGGGGGTGGATCCTAACATTTGGTATAATCGGTATTCTCTTTTCGTTTGTATTGATTACCAATCCCGCATTTGCATCCAGCTTTATCATTACACTTTTTGCTTTCTCGTTGGTTTTATACGGTATTGCACGTATCTTTTATGCTTTTAAATTGAGAGGAATCTATAAAATAATTAAGAGCGAGAAGTTAGATATATAAGAGGATTGCTCGTACAATTAGCATTGGTTTGTATAAAAAGAAAAATTCCTATTTCATTTTAAAACCAAATAGATGAGTGCCGTGTTATAAAGCTGTTAAAGTTTAATAGTATGATTAATTTAAAGCGTTGGTCTTTCTTAATATCCTTGATAGGATACATTACTACTTTGTTGTCTTGTAATACACTGGCTAAGTAAAGATTAAGAAAGATAAGTTGTTTTGTAAAAACGATTTTCAGCGACTTTCTTTTTTTCGGAAAAGAAGGTCGCTTACATTTTTTTGTTAAAATGCCTGTTTCTATGAACAAACTAGCTTTCTATTTCATTACTAATATCGTTGTCATTGAAACAAAGCACTATGTCATACAAGAAAACAGATTCATTTTTACGCATCTTCGTTATTACGTTGATGGTATTGGTCTGTCTTCCTTGTTCGGCTAAGCGAGAGCTGAAATTGCTGTTGGATATTCCCGTAACGAGCTGGGAACACAAGTCCGACCAAAAGCAGATTGCTGCGTGTGATGTTTTTTCGAACGACTCCAATCCTACAATAACCGTGGCAAAGTATATCAGCCTACCTTCATTTTTGGCAGATCGGGTAGAAGATATATTGATACAACATGCCACTCAAACCTTCCAAAATGAAACGTATGATGCAGATCGGGGTACTCCTTCTATAATTCCCATCTATATCATTCATGAGCAATATCGGATTTAGACCTCTGTCGAATTTTATGTTATCGTAAGAATACAGGCTATTCTTACCCACTATCTATGTTTTAAAAATCAATATTTCGACAGATTATGAACAACAAACTACATTATACTTATGCGGGTATGTTTACTACCGCATTACGCTGGGTGGCAGGCTGGACATACTTTTCAGCTTTCTGGAGACGTGTCATTTTAGAAAACAAATTAGATCCTGATGCAGCTGGATACATCGGCGAGAAGTTCAATCACTTTTTACCCAATGCCCTAGGCATTAAGCCGATGATCGAGTTCTTGGTATCCAACCCCGAATGGCTTTGGTGGTTTATGCTTGCCTTTACCCTCATTGAAGGCGTAGTAGGACTACTTTTTATGCTAGGAATCCTTACTCGATTGATGAGTTTCGGTGTACTTAGTTTGGCATTTGGTATCCTTATTGGCTCAGGCTGGATAGGTACTACCTGCCTAGAT is part of the Bacteroides coprosuis DSM 18011 genome and harbors:
- a CDS encoding protein of unknown function DUF214 (COGs: COG4591 ABC-type transport system involved in lipoprotein release permease component~InterPro IPR003838~KEGG: bfs:BF1602 putative transmembrane permease~PFAM: Domain of unknown function DUF214, ABC transporter permease~SPTR: Membrane protein;~IMG reference gene:2504106959~PFAM: Predicted permease), producing the protein MFEFQLAKRLYTSKKGVKRISKPAVFIAVLGIAIGFIVMMITIAVVIGFKGEIRNKAVGFSSDIQLSNYNTMASYESHPIAVSDSLLTALQEYPDTRWVQRYSTKVGMIKTESSFQGMILKGVAQEFETSFFTKYLVEGTLPAFNDSTSTNEVMLSKTVADLLDIHLDDRIFTYYAEDEGIKARRLKVVGIYQTNFYEYDKLYLLTDLYTVNKLNRWGVDQASGVEIAIKDYAKLEEVTEDLGDKFMGLEDAYGEPYIVNNVEQLNPQLFGWLALLDLNVWVILGLMMAISGFTIISGLLILILERTQMIGLLKGLGATNKMIRKVFIWLAIFLIGKGLFWGNIVGLSLCLIQSKFGVVPLDPAVYHVDKVPISLSLWWVVALNAATILISVLMLLGPSYLVSRINPATSMRYE
- a CDS encoding glycosyl transferase family 2 (COGs: COG1215 Glycosyltransferase probably involved in cell wall biogenesis~InterPro IPR001173~KEGG: bfr:BF1590 hypothetical protein~PFAM: Glycosyl transferase, family 2~SPTR: Putative uncharacterized protein;~IMG reference gene:2504106960~PFAM: Glycosyl transferase family 2); its protein translation is MLPNIFLSTPFIGVYIVLGLCLMIQLIYHLSLYNRIPAAQKKQKEVSQEYPPLSIILCVENQVEYLRENISSILQQDYPNFEVIVVDIASDDGTKEYLEYLEENHDNLYFSFTPESARFISRRKLAQTIGIKASKYDWLVFTEIDSKPISNQWLKKLAGHFIQGTDIVLGYSKYRTEKTWINRFTSYDSLILKLRYLGMALKNKPYMGQGRNMAYRKSVFFQEKAFSNQLNLQRGEDELFLNQNVNSTNTRVELSPESIIEMEPIKRKKDWKLQKQSHLLSVQRFKGNKQYWMGLETTTRLLLYALGLPLFIYSLITLTWQVSLLTFLCFLLRWVVQFLTINRTAKVMTEGRRFYFSLPLLDILLPLNNFLIRLKMPRKGRGDILKI
- a CDS encoding GCN5-related N-acetyltransferase (InterPro IPR000182~KEGG: cbi:CLJ_B1028 acetyltransferase, GNAT family~PFAM: GCN5-related N-acetyltransferase (GNAT) domain~SPTR: Acetyltransferase, GNAT family;~IMG reference gene:2504106961~PFAM: Acetyltransferase (GNAT) family), translated to MINTYSFNTLNKVSEQEIKDSFIDAFQDYSISFSTKKFSRMLQRKGYQPELSFGAYHNEKLVSFIPNSIDGYNGVLTAYNIGMGTRKAYQKEGLIHQTFEYALPILRKHGVKTYQLEVSQENEAALKIYQKRNFKITRNFNCYHAETDLISQITARDISLIEIPLSVFMQEIKFDTIWDFNPSWQNSLNSIMRDSDNLVCTYECKSHHRIYCLRTTIGGSHSTGYLPSV
- a CDS encoding hypothetical protein (COGs: COG3247 conserved hypothetical protein~KEGG: bth:BT_1330 hypothetical protein~SPTR: Uncharacterized conserved protein;~IMG reference gene:2504106962) translates to MEITFLKNLRRKAKYWWVGLLIGVLILCLGIWSLSVPVTTLFSLNILFIAGFIASGLGDIFYAFSVRKDRHDWGWILASGIISLMLGLVLVSRPLESIIVLLLYVGFWATFQSVMMISSSIMMQRFGFKGWGWILTFGIIGILFSFVLITNPAFASSFIITLFAFSLVLYGIARIFYAFKLRGIYKIIKSEKLDI
- a CDS encoding hypothetical protein (KEGG: lsa:LSA0347 L-asparaginase~SPTR: L-asparaginase;~IMG reference gene:2504106963), producing the protein MSYKKTDSFLRIFVITLMVLVCLPCSAKRELKLLLDIPVTSWEHKSDQKQIAACDVFSNDSNPTITVAKYISLPSFLADRVEDILIQHATQTFQNETYDADRGTPSIIPIYIIHEQYRI